One region of Deltaproteobacteria bacterium genomic DNA includes:
- a CDS encoding MFS transporter, with protein MNHVRPAQSEEFKVSGLQRTCVLVLCFLLYMINFMDRQVFSAVLEPMKIDLGFTDTQAGILQTSFFLSMAVLAFPAAYLVDRWSRRKTLSLMAIIWSAFTYLTGLGRSLSGVFLPRILVGVGEAGFPSAGTAMLSAVYPQETRSRILGIFNASIPLGSAMGALLGGFLSAHYGGWRTPFFVFAVPGIILGILAFFLKDYKTVAVIADHGGKIGFWSSVVNLFRIPTLRWLYIGYAMQMATTFSFSAWGGAFVMRAQSVSEAKAGMILGVSALGGIIGAPLGGVIADLWQKKNKKGRMYTPILASSAGAVLLFLALFLNVKGAGLALIVIWGIFAVLGIPAVNAISQDVVGPGLKGVAWGMGGFVMMIGGAGWSPSAVGAISDALGGDAWGLKAAMMLLCLPGIIACICFWRGSRHYPTDMAKVQGFILEAER; from the coding sequence ATGAACCATGTTAGGCCCGCACAATCTGAAGAATTCAAAGTAAGCGGACTTCAAAGAACCTGTGTGCTGGTTCTTTGCTTCCTGCTGTACATGATCAACTTTATGGATCGACAGGTATTTTCGGCGGTGCTGGAGCCCATGAAAATAGACCTGGGGTTTACGGACACCCAGGCCGGGATATTACAAACGTCCTTTTTCCTGAGCATGGCCGTGCTGGCCTTTCCTGCCGCCTATCTGGTCGACCGCTGGAGCAGGCGGAAGACCCTGTCCTTGATGGCCATTATCTGGAGCGCCTTTACTTACCTAACCGGTTTGGGCCGAAGTCTGTCAGGCGTGTTTTTACCCCGAATTCTGGTTGGGGTGGGTGAGGCCGGGTTCCCTTCTGCGGGCACAGCTATGCTGAGCGCCGTTTATCCTCAAGAAACCAGGAGCCGGATCCTGGGAATATTCAATGCCTCCATACCGCTGGGATCGGCCATGGGGGCTTTGCTGGGCGGGTTTCTTTCTGCCCATTATGGAGGCTGGAGGACCCCGTTTTTCGTCTTCGCCGTTCCGGGAATTATTTTAGGTATCCTGGCCTTCTTCCTCAAAGACTACAAAACCGTGGCTGTGATAGCCGATCACGGGGGAAAGATCGGTTTCTGGTCATCGGTTGTCAACCTTTTCAGAATTCCGACCCTTAGGTGGCTGTATATCGGCTATGCCATGCAAATGGCCACGACTTTTTCTTTCAGCGCCTGGGGCGGGGCGTTTGTCATGCGCGCCCAAAGTGTATCAGAAGCGAAAGCCGGTATGATTCTGGGTGTCTCCGCCCTGGGGGGGATAATCGGTGCTCCGTTGGGCGGTGTGATCGCGGATTTGTGGCAAAAGAAGAACAAAAAGGGGCGCATGTACACCCCGATCCTGGCTTCGTCCGCTGGAGCGGTCCTGCTATTTCTGGCTCTTTTTCTCAACGTAAAGGGCGCGGGACTTGCCTTGATCGTGATCTGGGGTATATTTGCCGTATTGGGGATTCCCGCCGTGAACGCTATTTCTCAGGACGTAGTGGGTCCAGGACTTAAGGGGGTGGCCTGGGGCATGGGTGGATTTGTAATGATGATCGGCGGTGCCGGATGGTCGCCTTCGGCTGTGGGGGCCATTTCCGATGCCCTGGGAGGCGACGCCTGGGGACTTAAGGCGGCTATGATGCTCCTGTGCCTGCCAGGCATCATTGCCTGTATTTGCTTCTGGAGAGGTTCCAGGCATTATCCCACGGACATGGCCAAAGTCCAGGGATTTATACTCGAAGCCGAGCGATGA
- a CDS encoding N-acyl homoserine lactonase family protein: MIFWDIQVLYYGEITIPKTVATPNLGPDFLIDGPYLGFLLQNGKHNVLVDTGISDDFIVDGKAWGNYPAKGGRAYVEKALAKAGCDPQEIETILFTHLHNDHAANTSIFKNARMIFQKDEWATLLDPLPIMKVRKDYDPVLIDALHSSNCIKVHGDFELTEGIKCFLTPGHTPGSMSVAVTTAKGIRILVGDHWHMYCMAFSQQDEMMDMEGNKHKITPAPQIYGHFIPSPLIYNYFDYYDSCYKILSMIPSDSPEYIAPGHEPSLLVTGV, from the coding sequence ATGATCTTCTGGGATATCCAGGTACTTTATTACGGAGAAATAACTATTCCTAAGACGGTAGCCACGCCTAACCTTGGCCCGGATTTCTTGATAGATGGGCCGTATTTAGGGTTTCTCCTGCAAAACGGCAAACACAACGTCTTAGTAGACACGGGAATCTCGGACGACTTTATTGTTGACGGTAAGGCCTGGGGGAACTATCCGGCCAAGGGTGGTCGGGCGTACGTTGAGAAAGCCCTGGCAAAAGCCGGGTGCGACCCTCAAGAGATTGAAACCATCCTCTTTACCCATCTGCATAACGACCATGCCGCGAACACCTCTATATTTAAGAACGCCCGGATGATTTTTCAAAAAGACGAGTGGGCGACCCTGCTCGATCCATTGCCGATAATGAAGGTTCGCAAGGACTACGACCCGGTCCTGATTGACGCGTTGCATTCCTCGAATTGCATCAAAGTGCATGGAGACTTCGAGTTGACCGAAGGCATCAAGTGTTTCCTGACGCCGGGTCACACGCCGGGATCCATGTCTGTTGCGGTCACCACTGCCAAGGGGATAAGGATTTTAGTTGGGGACCATTGGCACATGTATTGTATGGCTTTTTCACAGCAAGACGAAATGATGGATATGGAGGGCAATAAGCACAAAATTACGCCAGCGCCGCAAATCTACGGCCATTTCATACCCTCCCCCCTCATTTACAACTATTTCGATTATTATGACAGTTGTTACAAGATTCTTTCAATGATTCCTTCCGACAGTCCGGAGTATATAGCTCCGGGCCATGAACCGTCTTTATTGGTCACAGGCGTTTAG